CTGCGACCATCATCCCCAGAGTGGCGATGAAGGGAGGGATGGAGGTCAGGGCAATCAGACTACCGTTGATCAGACCCGCCAGCGCACCCACCAGCAACGCTATCGCAATCGGCACAATCACCGGCATGTCAGTGATCGAGGGATAGATCAGACGGCTGAACTCGGAGCTCTGGGCCAGACTGGCAGACACCATGGCGGCCACGGCAACTACTGAGCCGGGCGACAGATCCACCCCGGAGGTGATGATGACCTGAGTTGAACCGATGGCAATGATACCGATGATCGACACCTGCAAAATCATGATCAGCAGGCGCTGAGAGTTAAACAGGAAGGTATCGCCGCGGTAGATCCACCCCAGAATCTCGAACAGGGCGCAGATACCGAACAGCACCAGCAGAATCCCTGCTTCAGGGAACTTCTTGAGGAGAGAGGGCGACGATGCGCTTTTTGTCGTTGTCATGGCTTGATTTATCGTGCTCATTGTTATTGTCCAGTTTTGCGAAGATGAAGAACCCGACAGCAGCCCCTCAATCCGGGAGCCGGAGCTGTTGTCGTCAGTGGTGTTCTGGGCCGTGGGCGATCAGCCCGAGGCCAGTTCCATAATCTTGACCTGGTTGGCTTCGGCGCGGTCGAGGATGCCGGTGACCTTGCCTTCATGCATAACCAGAATACGGTCGCTCATGCCCAGCACTTCGGGCATTTCCGAGGAGATCAGGATGACAGCCAGGCCTTTGGCGGCCAGCGCCGAGACCAGACGGTGGATTTCCGCCTTGGCACCCACGTCAATACCGCGCGTGGGTTCATCCAGGAAGAGAATACGGGGGTTGGTCATCAGCCAGCGGGCGATCAGTGCCTTCTGCTGGTTACCACCAGACAGGTTGCCGATGATCTGTTCCAGATTCGGGGTCTTGATTGCCAGCATGTCGCGCATTTCTTCGCAGACTTTTTCCAGCTCGCCCTGTTTCACAAAGCCGTTGCTGGTGTAGCGGTCACGCAGCACCGCCATCTGCATGTTTTCCTGCACAGTCAGACCAAGGAAACAGCCGGTTTCCTTGCGGTCTTCGGTAAGCAGAGCCATGCCCTGACCCATGGCGTCATGGGGTGAGTGGATCTGTACATCGTTACCGAAAATGGAGATGGTGCCTGCTACGGCGGGTGTGACACCGAACAGGGTTTCGACCACGTTGGTGCGGCCAGAGCCAACCAGACCGGCGAAGCCAAGAATCTCACCGGCACGCAGGTCAAATGACACGTCGGAGAAGTACTGGCCATCAGACAGGCCACGTACCGACATCACTACATCACCGATTTCCACTTCCTGTTTAGGGAACATCTGGGTGATTTCACGCCCGACCATCAGCTGGATGACCTTATCGCGGGTCAGTTCGGAGGCAGGGTGACAACCCACCATCTGGCCATCGCGGAAGATCGAGACTTCATCAGCAATCTCGAACAGCTCATCCATCTTGTGGGTGATGTAAATAATGCCTTTGCCTTCGGCGCGCAGGGTATTAATGATCGCGAACAGGTGTTCCACTTCTTTCTCAGCCAGCGCTGAGGTGGGTTCATCCATGATCAGCACGTCGGAGTTGTAGGATACCGCTTTGGCAATTTCGACCATCTGACGGTTGGCTACGGACAGTTCACGTACCAGTGTTTCCGGATGGATATTGATTTTCAGCTTGGCAAACAGCTCTGCCGTCTTCTGCATCAGCTTGTCATGGGAGATCAGGCCCAGACCGTTTTTCGGTTCGCGGCTGATCCAGATATTCTCGGCGACCGTCATGAAAGGCATCAGGTTCAATTCCTGATGGATCATGGCGATGCCCTTGTTGATGGCTTCGATGGGGGAGTTGAAGTTGCACTCCTCACCACGAACCCGCAGAGAGCCGGAGTCGTGACCCTGTACACCCGCGATGATTTTCATCAGGGTCGATTTGCCCGCGCCGTTTTCGCCCATCAGAGCGTGCACGGTACCGGGACGGAGTTGGAACGAAACCTTGTTCAGCGCGATTACCCCAGGGAATGCCTTGGAAACGTCGTCGATCTCCAGAAGGTATTCGCTGTGCAAAGAGGAAGGTTCATTTTTGAGCGCAGTGTTGAGCATGTACGTCACCTCTTTTTTTCTTGTATCTGAGGTAAAGGTCTTAACAGGTGCGAAGCGGTATTCAGTCAGTTACTGGCTGAAAGTGCCCGGAGCCGGCCAGTCATCCGGCTCCGGGCGGGTGAAGCGAGAGCCTGCTTCACATCTCCTGATGTCAGTTCAGCAGAAGCTTAGTTCTTCATGAACTGCTTGTAGTTCTCGGGCGTTACCAGCTGGAAGGGGATCCAGTTCCACTGCTCCACCTTCTCACCCTTAGCCATCTTCAGTGCCACATCTACTGAGCCAGCGCCCTGACCGGCAGCATCCTGGAATACAGTCACATCCAGATTGCCTTTTTCGATTTCGGTCAGTGCATCGGGTGTCGCGTCAACGCCACCGATGAAGTAGGGCTTGGGATCTACGCCGGCCTGCTGCAACGCCATGATGGCACCGATGGCCATTTCATCGTTGTTGGCAGCGATAACGTCGATCTTGGTGCCGTTGGTCAGCCAGTTGGTCATCAGGTCGATGGCCTCGTTACGTGACCAGTTGGCCACCTGCTTCTCAACGATTTTCATATCAGGGTGTTTGGCGACCACGTCTTCAACGTCCTTGGTACGCAACTGGGCCGCATTGGTGCCCAGCTCACCGACCATGATGGCCACGTTGCCTTTCTCACCGGCCAGTCTGGCCAGCTCCTGCATTTCCAGGGTGCCGGAATCCAGCTCGTTGGAGCCAACAAAGGCAACACCTTCAGGCAGTTTGTCAGAATCGGGTTTGCGGTTGACGAATACCAGCGGGATCTTGGCTTCGGTAGCCAGCTTGATCATCTTGCCGGTGGCGGCACTGTCTACAGGGTTAACGACGATGGCGTCCACACCTGAAGCAATGAAGTTCTGGATCTGACTGACCTGACGGCCGATGTCACCCTGAGCATCTTCAAAGTTGATCTCGGTACCTTGCTTTTTCGCCTCTTCGGACATGTTGTTGCGAACGATGGTCAGGAAGTTGTCATCAAAATACGCCATGGAAACCCCAAGGGTGCTGGCCATGGCTGAGGTACTGCTGATTGCGGAGATGGAAAGCGCCAGTAGCAGTTTTTTGGTATTCATTGTCGAGTCACTCCAGTTACGTTCTTTGTTGTATTTATGCTCACCAGGAGATCCCAGCAGTCACTTCGAGCGAGTGAAGTTGCTGGATGGCAACGTCGCTGACAATAAGACAGTCAACCGTTGTCAGGGATAAAGGTGCGCTCAAAATAGAAAATTGTCAATGTTTTTTTTGATTAATGGAATTTTTATTCCATTGTGCGAATGACGTCTTTTCAGAATCAGTTTGAGCGGCTACAACCTGCGTCATTACTGACTTTTGGTCAGTGTGGTTAGGTCATTGTCGGGGTCATGGCAAGCATAGACGCCCGCTGGCTATAGGGAAAGTGCGACCTGAATTGATGGATGTTGGCTGTGAATATCAGTAGAAATAGAATAGATATTTCATTTTGAGCTTGCGCCGGATTAACGGGCGTTAATGCACATTGTAGCCACATTGTGTGGCTGAGGTGTCGCAGACCGAACGCATGCTCTCAAAGGATGCATGCTGTCAAAGGACAGGCAGTGTCACCGGGCAGGCTGTTCCGTCCATCCCGATGGCAGTGATCTGCGCAGCTAAGGAAAAAACAACCGGCAGACAGCAGTCTGCCGGTTGTGAAAGTGATCAGGCCGGTCAGCCAGGCAGGTGCCCGCGCCTGATCAATACGGGTAGCAAGAGAAAACACAGAGCGTAGTAAAGGGTTAACGTCCCCTCAGCCGTAGAACGCTGGGCGCTCGGGCATGGTAATGGCTTCGATCTGCTGGCTTTCTTGTGCCTTGACGCAGGCATCTGCTGCGACGGCGGCAGCGTAACCATCCCATGAGGAAGCGCCGCGCAACGTGCCACTCTGGACGCCGTCGAGGAAATCCTGCAGTTCGACGTCATAGGCGGCGATAAAGCGCTGTTTCCAGTCGGTAAGAATGGTGGTGGCGAGCTTGGCGTCCTTGCGTACCAGCAGGCTCTGCGGTTCGGGCAGGTTGGCGACGCCTTCTTCACCGACTACCGAGCACTGAATGTCATAGCCGTAGCGGCAGTTAACAAAGATTTCTACGTCGATGCGGATACCCCGGGCGGTTTCCAGCAGCACAATCTGCGGATCTTTCAGCTTGCTGTGGGTATGGCGGGTAGCGCGTGGATACAGCACCTGAGCAGACACATAGTCATCATTCAGCAGCCAGCGGAACACATCCAACTCGTGAATCAGGGTGTCTACAATGGCCATCGGTGTCACATAGGCTTCCGGTACGGTCGGATTGCGATGAGCGGCATGAACCATCAGTGGCTGGCCGATGCTGCCTTCATCAATGGCCTGTTTCAGCAGACGATAGCCACTGTCGTACGGGCGCATGAAGCCGACCTGCACCATGCGTTTGCCAGCGGCGATCTCGGCTTCAACGATGCGCATGCAGCCTTCGGCGGTGGTCGCCAGCGGCTTTTCACAGAACACGTATTTACCTGCTGCAATGGCGGCCAGTACGAACTCTTCATGGGTCGGACCCCAGGAGGTCACCAGAACGGCATCCACATTGTCGGCCTTGATCAGCTCATGGCCATTGTCATAGACAGTGGCATTCAGGTTCAGGCTGTCGACGACCTTGCGGGCCTGTTCCAGGTTCACGTCGGTGACGGCCACGATCTGACCACCGGTCAGGGTCTGAGCGATACGACGGGCATGGTCAGCGCCGATGGCGCCGGTTCCGATAACACCAATTCTGATGGTCATGATGGATTCCTTGCTGGCCGCGCTGCTACTGAGCGCGGCGTTGAATAGGGAAGAAGGTTGAGCTGAGAACACGATCTGCCGTGCGTCGCTTATTTCCAGTACTTGTCGATATAGCGCTGCATTTCCTGACGCATAAAGCGGCTGGACTGCTCGGCACGTTCTTCCCAGGCAAACACGCAACTGGAAAGTACGCCGTCAAAGCCGATTTCATGCAGGGTCCTGAAGAACACATCCCAGTCAATTTCACCTTCGCCCATATCCAGATGCTGGTGCACACGGGCAGTGGAACCGGGCGGATTGACGATGTAGCGCAGCTGCGACGATCCCTTGTGGTTAAAGGTGTCGGCCACGCGGGCATGGGCCAGCACGCCCTGAGTGGCGCGAATGGTCTGCGCCAGATCATCCCCGTAGTAAAAGCTGTGCGGGGCGATGTAGGAGCACTTCACTGCGCTGGAGTTGATGGTCTTGATGATGTTGACCGCCGGGTCGATCTGTTCCACCCAGTCTTCGGGATGAGGCTCGACACTGAGTGTCAGGCCTTCACGCTCAAGAATGGGGACCAGTACATCCATGCTGCGCCAGAAGGCATTCTCGCAGGCTTCTGCGGTGTGGGTGCCGCTGCGGTCAGCGGCTGAGCGCTCCGGTGAACCGCCTCGGCCAAATTCGGAAATCAGCAGCGGGGCATCCATGTCGACGGCAATCTCGATAGTGCGCTTCCAGTTGTCCATCGCCATTTCCCACTCATCACGGTAAGGGCTGGACCAGCGGTACATGGGCTGCAGGGTCGCCAGACCGACATCATGATCTTTCAGGGCCTTTTTGAAGGCATGCAGACGATCCGGATACACCCGTGGACGTGTCCACCACTGCAGAAAGTCTGCACGAGGTGAGAGTTCAATGTAGTCGTAGCCCAGTTCTTTCGTCAGACGACAGATTTCAGGCAGGGACAGATGACGGTGCATGTAGGGGTCGATGGCGATTTTCATTGTTGTAGTCCTCACTCGACGGTCTGTGGCCTGTTGCCTGTTATTTGTTACCTGTGGCAACGGCCAGATCAGGGTATCCGCTACCGGCAGCCAGTAAATTCTGGCAAGCCAATCCCTGTCCTGCTCATCGGTGATGAGCAGGAGGAGAGCGCAAATACGTTTACATCATTGTTGAAGAAGGAGTTATTCGGCCAGGCGGGCGCGAATGTAGTCCATGCTGTCCTTGACGGCGGCGATGGGGTCGGGCAGATCCCAGACTTCGGCAGAGAACGGCTCGAACGAGAAGTAGCCGGTGTAGCCGGTGGCCAGCAGCTGTTTGATCTGGCCAATGTTATCCAGACGGTCTTTGGGACCTACCAGAATACGATGAGCGTCGAGCATATCGTTGAAGGAGATGGCCGGATCCTCAACACCGGAAATGTGCACCAGACCGGTCAGGGCGGGGAACATTTCCTGCTCTGCGGCGCCCTTGTGGTGGAAGGTGTCGTGCACCAGACCAAAGCGGCCCTGTGCTTTCAGCCCTTCAATGGCATCCACGGCAACACGCTTGGTGCGCATGGACGAGAAGGGGAAGCCCAGTGCTTCGACAAAGCCCTGCAGGCCGTGTTTTTCCAGAATGGGTTGCAGGCCGGTAAGGGCCGTCTTGATGTCATCCACGCTGGCGACCGGGCCATTTTCGTTGAATGGGCACATGACCAGACCGATGGCACCGGCGGCGTTGGCCAGCTGCGCCTGTTTCTCCGCTTTGGCGGCCATCTCGTCATTCCAGACGTTGAAGGGATACAGCGCATTGATGCTCAGTACCTTGATGCCTCTTGCACGAGCGTATTCGCCGATCACTGTGGCGCGCTGCAGTTCGGTGACACTGTTTTCCTGCACGTCGTTGCGCAGTTCAACCGCATCCACACCGAGACCTGCGGCGGCGTCAATCAGCTGCTCAGCCGTCAGGCTGGGGCAGATCATGTGGTTCAGCGAAAACTTGATGGCGATATCGGACATTTGCGGCTCCTTCAGATAGCTAAGCCTGATGTTGAAGTTTGTTGTTATTGCCCTGTCAGATACTGGCTGGCAGGTATCCAGTTTGCCCTCCGCTGGCGGTGCCATCTGTCCGAAGAGTCAGATATTCGCCGCGGTGTAGGTAAAAAACGGCAAGGTATGCTGCAGCGAGCCCTGACCCTGATGACTGGTGGCTTCTTTCATCGCCTTGAGCAGGCGGCCAGCAGCCAGCTCCAGTGGGTGTGAAAGCACCACATCAATGGTGCCATCCGCCAGCGCGACGCGCGTTGCTGCCGTCAGCTCCATGCAAATCACAATCAGCTGTTGCGGACGCTGATATTCACGCAGGGCCTCGCACACTCCTTCAATACCGCCTCCGGCGATATAAATCGCACCAAGGTCAGGATGCATCTCCAGCATTTCCACTGTTGACGCCTTGGCCAGCGGAATGTCTTCCAGACTGATCACGGTCTCCAGTACCTGTACCTCAGGAGCAAACTCGCGCAGGTAGGCGCGAAAACTCATCTCGTTCTGTTCCTGATTCTGATAGCGGTGGCTGCCGATCATCAGCCCGATCTTGCCGCTATCCGGGCGAAGCTTGGTCAGCGTCCAGGCCGCCATCCTGCCCACCTTGCGGTAGTCCAGTCCGACATAGCCTGCACAGTGCTCCGCCGTCAGGTCAGAAATCAGCGCAATCACCGGAATACCCTGCTGTGAAAGCTGGTCGATCGCCTGACTGATCAGCGGGTGGTCTGCTGCCACGATAGCCAGTACGTCGCATTCCTGTGCCAGCCTGTGCATCTGTTCAATGATCTGCCGCGGCACCAGCTCCTCCAGAAAGACCACTCTGACATTGTCGTTGCGGTATTCGTGGGCTGTCGCCGTGGTCACAATGGCTTCCCCCAGATCGGCGTAAAACTGCGTTGAACGCTTCTGCAGAATGATGCCCATCCGGCATCCCTGAGCAGGTTCTTCCGCACGTCGCCGGATCAGATTGGTGCGTCTGAAGCCGATACGTTCCGCCGCTTCCAGTACCCGCTGCATGGTGGCGGGCTTGACCGGTGCACGTTTATTGATAACGCGGTCAACGGTAGCGACACCGACACCTGCCTCGCGGGCGACATCGGTCATGGTAGGTGTTGTGGACATCGTTGCTGGCGTCCTTTGACGTTAGGGCGGTGAGTGCTGATGGCAATGCGGGCTCTCATGGAGCATGAGCACTGAGATCACACCTTGGCCGTCGCCATAGCCAATGTCTATCGATTTTTGATAGCTGAATGGCCTTTGAGAGGGGGCAGCTATCAGAGCGCTGAGGTTCAGCTTCTTACT
This Pokkaliibacter sp. MBI-7 DNA region includes the following protein-coding sequences:
- a CDS encoding LacI family DNA-binding transcriptional regulator, producing MSTTPTMTDVAREAGVGVATVDRVINKRAPVKPATMQRVLEAAERIGFRRTNLIRRRAEEPAQGCRMGIILQKRSTQFYADLGEAIVTTATAHEYRNDNVRVVFLEELVPRQIIEQMHRLAQECDVLAIVAADHPLISQAIDQLSQQGIPVIALISDLTAEHCAGYVGLDYRKVGRMAAWTLTKLRPDSGKIGLMIGSHRYQNQEQNEMSFRAYLREFAPEVQVLETVISLEDIPLAKASTVEMLEMHPDLGAIYIAGGGIEGVCEALREYQRPQQLIVICMELTAATRVALADGTIDVVLSHPLELAAGRLLKAMKEATSHQGQGSLQHTLPFFTYTAANI
- a CDS encoding Gfo/Idh/MocA family oxidoreductase; this translates as MTIRIGVIGTGAIGADHARRIAQTLTGGQIVAVTDVNLEQARKVVDSLNLNATVYDNGHELIKADNVDAVLVTSWGPTHEEFVLAAIAAGKYVFCEKPLATTAEGCMRIVEAEIAAGKRMVQVGFMRPYDSGYRLLKQAIDEGSIGQPLMVHAAHRNPTVPEAYVTPMAIVDTLIHELDVFRWLLNDDYVSAQVLYPRATRHTHSKLKDPQIVLLETARGIRIDVEIFVNCRYGYDIQCSVVGEEGVANLPEPQSLLVRKDAKLATTILTDWKQRFIAAYDVELQDFLDGVQSGTLRGASSWDGYAAAVAADACVKAQESQQIEAITMPERPAFYG
- a CDS encoding TIM barrel protein; the encoded protein is MSDIAIKFSLNHMICPSLTAEQLIDAAAGLGVDAVELRNDVQENSVTELQRATVIGEYARARGIKVLSINALYPFNVWNDEMAAKAEKQAQLANAAGAIGLVMCPFNENGPVASVDDIKTALTGLQPILEKHGLQGFVEALGFPFSSMRTKRVAVDAIEGLKAQGRFGLVHDTFHHKGAAEQEMFPALTGLVHISGVEDPAISFNDMLDAHRILVGPKDRLDNIGQIKQLLATGYTGYFSFEPFSAEVWDLPDPIAAVKDSMDYIRARLAE
- a CDS encoding sugar ABC transporter substrate-binding protein: MNTKKLLLALSISAISSTSAMASTLGVSMAYFDDNFLTIVRNNMSEEAKKQGTEINFEDAQGDIGRQVSQIQNFIASGVDAIVVNPVDSAATGKMIKLATEAKIPLVFVNRKPDSDKLPEGVAFVGSNELDSGTLEMQELARLAGEKGNVAIMVGELGTNAAQLRTKDVEDVVAKHPDMKIVEKQVANWSRNEAIDLMTNWLTNGTKIDVIAANNDEMAIGAIMALQQAGVDPKPYFIGGVDATPDALTEIEKGNLDVTVFQDAAGQGAGSVDVALKMAKGEKVEQWNWIPFQLVTPENYKQFMKN
- a CDS encoding sugar phosphate isomerase/epimerase encodes the protein MKIAIDPYMHRHLSLPEICRLTKELGYDYIELSPRADFLQWWTRPRVYPDRLHAFKKALKDHDVGLATLQPMYRWSSPYRDEWEMAMDNWKRTIEIAVDMDAPLLISEFGRGGSPERSAADRSGTHTAEACENAFWRSMDVLVPILEREGLTLSVEPHPEDWVEQIDPAVNIIKTINSSAVKCSYIAPHSFYYGDDLAQTIRATQGVLAHARVADTFNHKGSSQLRYIVNPPGSTARVHQHLDMGEGEIDWDVFFRTLHEIGFDGVLSSCVFAWEERAEQSSRFMRQEMQRYIDKYWK
- a CDS encoding sugar ABC transporter ATP-binding protein; translated protein: MLNTALKNEPSSLHSEYLLEIDDVSKAFPGVIALNKVSFQLRPGTVHALMGENGAGKSTLMKIIAGVQGHDSGSLRVRGEECNFNSPIEAINKGIAMIHQELNLMPFMTVAENIWISREPKNGLGLISHDKLMQKTAELFAKLKINIHPETLVRELSVANRQMVEIAKAVSYNSDVLIMDEPTSALAEKEVEHLFAIINTLRAEGKGIIYITHKMDELFEIADEVSIFRDGQMVGCHPASELTRDKVIQLMVGREITQMFPKQEVEIGDVVMSVRGLSDGQYFSDVSFDLRAGEILGFAGLVGSGRTNVVETLFGVTPAVAGTISIFGNDVQIHSPHDAMGQGMALLTEDRKETGCFLGLTVQENMQMAVLRDRYTSNGFVKQGELEKVCEEMRDMLAIKTPNLEQIIGNLSGGNQQKALIARWLMTNPRILFLDEPTRGIDVGAKAEIHRLVSALAAKGLAVILISSEMPEVLGMSDRILVMHEGKVTGILDRAEANQVKIMELASG